A single genomic interval of Fusarium verticillioides 7600 chromosome 8, whole genome shotgun sequence harbors:
- a CDS encoding hsp88-like protein — protein sequence MYLSKIKQTAGAELKLPVQDVCLSVPPWFTDVQRRALIDAAEIAGLRVLRLINDGTAAALGWGITKLDLPAPEEAPRRVCFVDIGHSSYTVSIVEFKKGELAVKATTWDKDFGGRDFDRALVDHLAKEFKGKYKVDIMTHGRALARTIAAAEKTKKILSANQQAPVNIESLMNDIDASAMITRQEFEAMIEPLLARTHLPLEEALAQAKLTKDDIDVIEVVGGGSRVPALKERIQEFFGKPLSFTLNADEALARGSAFSCAILSPVFRVRDFSVQDIISYPIEFAWEKAPDIPDEDTSLTVFNKGNVMPSTKILTFYRKQPFDLEARYAQPELLPGKTNPWIGRFSVKNVKADGKDDFMICKLKARVNIHGVLNVETGYYVEEEEVEEEVNEDPDAMETDKDAPKKTRKVKKQVRKGDLPISTGSASLDDSTKASLLEKEAAMVMEDKLVADTEEKKNELEAYIYDLRAKLDEQYSEFASEEEKQTIKAKLEATEDWLYEEGDDTTKGVYVAKIDEIRAMAGPIVQRHFEKVEAERQAALEKAEAERAAKKAEEDARKAAEAEKANADQEMKDADAPQQETEASADPQ from the exons ATGTACTTGAGCAAGATTAAGCAGACCGCTGGAGCTGAACTCAAGCTGCCTGTTCAAGACGTCTGCCTGAGTGTGCCACCTTGGTTCACTGATGTTCAGCGCCGTGCTCTTATCGACGCTGCCGAGATCGCTGGCCTCCGTGTTCTCCGTCTCATCAACGACGGCACAGCCGCCGCTCTTGGCTGGGGCATTACAAAGCTCGACTTGCCTGCCCCTGAGGAGGCTCCCCGCCGTGTCTGCTTCGTCGATATCGGCCACAGCAGCTACACTGTCTCCATTGTCGAGTTCAAGAAAGGTGAGCTCGCTGTCAAGGCCACCACCTGGGACAAGGACTTCGGTGGTCGTGACTTCGATCGCGCTCTCGTCGACCACCTCGCCAAGGAGTTCAAGGGCAAATACAAGGTCGACATCATGACCCACGGCCGTGCCCTTGCCCGTACTATCGCCGCCGctgagaagacaaagaagattCTATCTGCCAACCAACAAGCTCCTGTCAACATTGAGTCTCTCATGAACGACATTGATGCCTCTGCCATGATCACTCGCCAGGAGTTCGAGGCCATGATCGAGCCCCTCCTTGCCCGAACCCACCTTCCCCTCGAGGAGGCCCTTGCCCAGGCTAAACTTACCAAGGACGATATCGATGTTATTGaggtcgttggtggtggttctCGTGTCCCTGCTCTCAAGGAGCGCATCCAGGAGTTCTTTGGAAAGCCCCTATCCTTTACCCTTAACGCCGACGAGGCTCTTGCTCGTGGCTCTGCCTTCAGCTGTGCCATTCTCTCCCCTGTCTTCCGTGTCCGAGACTTCTCAGTCCAGGACATCATCAGCTACCCCATTGAGTTTGCCTGGGAGAAGGCTCCCGATATTCCTGATGAGGACACCAGTCTGACTGTCTTCAACAAGGGCAACGTCATGCCCTCGACCAAGATCCTTACTTTCTACCGAAAACAGCCCTTTGATCTCGAGGCCCGATATGCCCAGCCCGAGCTACTCCCCGGCAAGACTAACCCCTGGATCGGCCGTTTCTCTGTCAAGAACGTCAAGGCCGATGGTAAGGATGACTTTATGATTTGCAAACTCAAGGCCCGTGTCAACATCCACGGTGTCCTGAACGTCGAGACTGGTTACTacgtcgaggaggaggaggttgaggaggaggttaACGAGGATCCCGAT GCCATGGAGACCGATAAGGATGCCCCTAAGAAGACTCGcaaggtgaagaagcaggTCCGCAAGGGTGACCTGCCCATCTCCACAGGTAGTGCCTCTCTTGACGACTCCACCAAGGccagccttcttgagaaggaggctgccATGGTTATGGAGGACAAGCTTGTCGCCGATaccgaggagaagaagaacgagctCGAGGCTTACATCTACGACCTTCGTGCCAAGCTCGACGAGCAGTACTCCGAGTTTGCcagcgaagaggagaagcagaccatcaaggccaagcttgaagccaCAGAG GATTGGCTGTACGAGGAGGGTGATGATACCACAAAGGGTGTGTATgttgccaagatcgacgagatcCGCGCCATGGCTGGTCCCATTGTTCAGCGCCATTTTGAGAAAGTCGAGGCTGAACGACAAGCTGCTCTGGAGAAAGCCGAGGCCGAGCgggctgccaagaaggctgaggaggatgctCGCAAGGCTGCGGAGGCCGAGAAGGCCAACGCAGaccaggagatgaaggatgcTGACGCTCCGCAACAGGAGACTGAGGCCTCTGCTGACCCCCAGTAA